Proteins found in one Planococcus citri chromosome 2, ihPlaCitr1.1, whole genome shotgun sequence genomic segment:
- the LOC135836882 gene encoding protein roadkill-like, which translates to MIGDFDPSDWKVGISPDAKVIGDIVQKAFYRNGIKHNSVKWTVPNLLSDHSVRHPVQKFASKIFYIYRNLESVFLWRLVLERIENAVDYYSVFLRFIPWYGHKEVFAKIELSIADKSENKLLTCDFGESRRFDVKNDINSIQLRFHAPMFIEYSDHEESLVILCDIVQSYLPEFSLLKDLERSFDVMSSVSGDVTLLSNDGKTFKAHRIILSARSSVFAARISHDITENLPRKVKIEDCNGEVLGDMLRYIYTGKPEKLNLLAGDLLSAADKYNLRGLKVMCEETLLSTLSVNNAVEMLRLSDSCKADLLKSEVINFIMLEENVSKVMATSQWDYLKETHLLKELCQAFADRQKTAKKSA; encoded by the coding sequence ATGATCGGAGATTTTGACCCGAGTGATTGGAAAGTGGGAATTTCACCCGATGCCAAAGTGATTGGAGATATTGTTCAGAAAGCATTTTACCGGAATGGAATAAAACACAATTCCGTTAAGTGGACCGTACCCAATTTACTCTCTGATCATTCAGTTCGTCATCCGGTGCAGAAGTTTGCatcgaaaattttctacatATATCGAAATCTGGAGAGTGTTTTTTTATGGCGTCTAGTTCTTGAGAGAATTGAAAACGCGGTCGATTACTATTCTGTTTTTCTACGTTTTATACCATGGTATGGTCATAAGGAAGTATTCGCAAAAATTGAGCTATCCATCGCcgataaaagtgaaaataagcTGTTGACTTGTGATTTTGGTGAAAGTCGTCGTTTCGACGTAAAAAATGACATCAACTCGATACAGTTACGGTTTCACGCTCCTATGTTTATCGAATATTCTGACCATGAAGAGTCCTTAGTCATATTGTGCGACATAGTTCAATCTTATTTACCTGAATTTAGTCTGTTGAAAGATTTGGAAAGATCATTCGACGTCATGAGTTCGGTTTCAGGCGACGTTACGCTACTGTCGAATGatggaaaaactttcaaagcGCACCGGATCATCTTATCGGCTCGCAGTTCAGTCTTCGCTGCCAGGATCTCGCACGACATTACAGAAAATTTACCTagaaaggtgaaaattgaagattgtaATGGAGAAGTATTGGGAGATATGCTGCGTTATATATACACCGGAAagccagaaaaattgaatctctTGGCTGGAGATCTGTTGTCGGCGGCAGATAAATACAATCTACGAGGATTGAAGGTTATGTGCGAAGAAACGCTCTTGTCAACGTTGTCAGTTAACAACGCGGTAGAAATGCTACGACTTTCAGACTCATGTAAAGCTGATCTATTGAAATCCgaagtgatcaattttattATGTTGGAGGAAAATGTCTCAAAAGTAATGGCAACCAGTCAGTGGGATTATCTCAAGGAGACCCACTTGCTCAAAGAATTATGTCAAGCGTTTGCGGATCGTCagaaaacagccaaaaaaagtgcatga
- the LOC135836881 gene encoding protein roadkill-like, which translates to MTCVMKIPYPKGARRGGVIEQSVTYPEGEKTDLITWHIYNIHDQLGTSMEGNFVSERFTVSDDDGITFTWSLAILKSYRDNRKCYYLYPCFISENDCKEAFVKIELIFRDGVSGKCQSTGVTEICRFDAKNQNSSVSLRIDAEKLSSPHRSYCYCKIIESNLIKFSLSKDLGNIFKNQNFTDIKLLSNDGKVFEAHRMILSARSSVFAAMFTHQKKENAQNEVNIDDMNGEVVEDLLKYIYTDKPEKLQLLAKELFVAADKYDLKRLKTMSEDVLIENLSISNAIEILHFSQLHNATRLKTEVVKFITTKTNAEVFETEAWESLEQTNLLKEICKAFAKR; encoded by the coding sequence ATGACGTGTGTGATGAAAATTCCATATCCGAAAGGTGCTCGACGAGGAGGAGTTATTGAACAGAGTGTGACCTACCCTGAAGGTGAAAAAACAGATTTAATTACGTGGCACATTTACAATATACATGATCAGCTGGGGACAAGTATGGAAGGCAACTTTGTATCAGAAAGATTCACTGTAAGTGACGATGATGGGATTACTTTTACATGGAGTTTAGCGATTCTAAAATCATACCGGGACAATCGTAAATGCTACTATTTATATCCATGCTTCATATCAGAGAATGATTGTAAGGAAGcattcgtaaaaattgaattgatctTTAGAGATGGAGTGAGCGGGAAATGCCAATCTACTGGCGTTACCGAAATTTGTAGGTTtgatgcaaaaaatcaaaatagctCAGTAAGTTTACGTATAGATGCCGAAAAACTATCATCTCCCCACAGAAGCTACTGTTACTGTAAAATAATTGAATccaatttgattaaattcagcCTATCGAAAGATTTAGGTAATATATTCAAGAATCAGAATTTTACCGATATCAAGTTATTGTCGAATGATGGTAAAGTTTTTGAAGCGCACAGGATGATATTATCTGCTCGAAGTTCGGTTTTCGCTGCCATGTTCACGCACCAGAAGAAAGAAAATGCGCAAAACGAAGTGAACATTGACGATATGAACGGAGAAGTGGTCGAAGAtcttttaaaatacatttataCAGATAAACCAGAAAAACTGCAACTTCTGGCTAAAGAACTATTTGTCGCAGCGGACAAATACGATTTGAAGAGATTGAAAACGATGAGCGAAGACGTCCTCATCGAGAATTTGTCGATTTCCAACGCCATAGAAATTCTACATTTTTCTCAACTACACAATGCTACTCGACTGAAAACCGAAGTCGTCAAATTCATAACGACGAAAACAAATGCGGAAGTGTTCGAGACTGAAGCATGGGAAAGTTTAGAGCAGACCAATCTACTCAAAGAAATATGCAAGGCTTTTGCGAAACGTTAA
- the LOC135833912 gene encoding uncharacterized protein LOC135833912, whose product MSNFNYRPGFASDLTDGITPDMKIIGKIEQRSSYQSGTKQIQNSIKWTITSLLSVHSISHPAQKFASKVFDIYRNDRNDESGAFLWRFYLQRTENEDGFFSVFLRFIPFYNKEIFTRIELSIADRSENKLLTCSFGDNRHFDVKNDTSSIEYIRFHAAGFSEYSDHEESLVILCDMVQSYVPELGVLKDFDKIFNLSRPVSGDVTLVSNDGKAFKAHRLILSARSSFFAGTDMSSRKVKIDCNGEILEQMLQYIYTGKPEKLNLLAKDVLLAADKFNLPGLKAMCEETLLSTLSVDNAVGMLLFADSSCKYGLLKSEVMNFIMMEENAAVMRTGGWLNLKKTNLLKEICQAFADRQKTAKKSTSK is encoded by the coding sequence ATGTCCAACTTCAACTACAGACCTGGTTTCGCGAGTGATTTGACAGATGGAATCACACCGGatatgaaaattattggaaaaattgaacaaagatCATCGTACCAAAGTGGAACAAAACAAATACAAAACTCCATCAAGTGGACAATAACCAGTTTACTTTCTGTTCATTCAATCAGTCATCCGGCGCAGAAGTTTGCGTCAAAAGTTTTTGACATATATCGAAACGATAGAAACGATGAAAGTGGTGCGTTTTTGTGGCGTTTCTATCTTCAAAGGACTGAGAACGAGGATGGtttcttttctgtttttctaCGTTTTATACCATTCTATAATAAGGAAATATTTACAAGAATTGAATTATCCATCGCCGATAGAAGTGAAAATAAGCTGTTGACTTGTAGTTTTGGGGACAATCGTCATTTCGacgtaaaaaatgataccaGCTCGATAGAATATATACGTTTCCATGCTGCTGGATTTAGCGAATATTCTGACCACGAAGAATCCTTAGTCATCTTGTGTGACATGGTTCAATCTTATGTACCTGAACTAGGTGTCTTGAAAGATTTCGACAAAATATTCAACCTCAGTCGACCGGTTTCAGGCGACGTTACGCTAGTGTCGAACGACGGGAAAGCTTTTAAAGCACACAGGCTCATATTATCGGCTCGCAGTTCATTCTTCGCTGGTacagatatgtcatcaagaaaggTAAAAATTGATTGTAATGGAGAAATACTGGAGCAAATGCTCCAGTACATTTATACCGGGAagccagaaaaattgaatctctTGGCCAAAGATGTATTGCTGGCGGCAGATAAATTCAATCTACCAGGACTGAAAGCCATGTGCGAAGAAACGCTCCTGTCAACGTTGTCAGTTGATAACGCGGTAGGAATGCTATTATTTGCTGACTCATCTTGTAAATATGGTCTATTGAAATCCGAAGTGATGAATTTTATTATGATGGAGGAAAATGCAGCAGTAATGAGAACCGGTGGTTGGTTAAACCTCAAGAAGACCAATTTACTCAAAGAAATATGTCAAGCGTTTGCGGATCGTCaaaaaacagctaaaaaaaGTACgtcaaaatga